The Kluyvera intermedia genome window below encodes:
- a CDS encoding winged helix-turn-helix transcriptional regulator — MPAWVEGKLYFYADSPPRRLMELFSVKWSTMVLHALYHWPDERARTGELQRSLQGISKKMLFQTLKELELRGLIARHVYDVIPPKVDYRLTPLGRTFAEPIEQMYQWGLENQAALDEMETCYQAASS, encoded by the coding sequence GTGCCAGCCTGGGTTGAAGGTAAACTTTATTTCTATGCGGACTCGCCGCCGCGCCGTCTGATGGAACTCTTTTCCGTTAAATGGAGCACAATGGTGCTGCACGCGCTGTATCACTGGCCGGATGAACGCGCGCGCACCGGCGAGTTACAGCGTAGCCTGCAGGGGATTTCTAAGAAAATGCTGTTCCAGACGCTGAAAGAGTTGGAACTGCGAGGTTTGATTGCCCGCCATGTGTACGACGTGATCCCACCCAAAGTCGACTACCGACTGACCCCACTAGGCAGAACCTTTGCCGAACCCATTGAGCAAATGTACCAATGGGGGTTAGAAAACCAGGCTGCACTCGATGAAATGGAAACCTGTTATCAGGCGGCGTCCAGCTAA
- a CDS encoding alpha/beta fold hydrolase yields the protein MEIILMHHGKPSFTGSIRAMLGGALLLASVFIPMVKAQSLPLSSEHPNLQLISVQTQGSGTDVILIPGLASSRAIWTDLVSGLQLSHRVHILELAGFASTPAISNRDGKIIAPVVDAIAEYIRTQHIKAPAIIGHSLGGEIALMLGARHPDLVGRLMIVDALPFYTLMIDPAATSETASQRAVATRDWILAQSPEEFVAFQKTSIARLARTEAVRPALVAAGLSSDRRTIADAVYELMITDLRPELGRIKAPIEIVYAYDALFGVPASGVDEMYRRAYTNTPDIHFTRIDDSFHFIMLDQPERFSSAVQSFLNK from the coding sequence ATGGAAATTATTTTAATGCATCATGGAAAACCGTCTTTTACAGGTTCTATTCGTGCGATGCTCGGAGGGGCTTTATTATTGGCGTCTGTCTTCATCCCGATGGTCAAAGCTCAATCTCTGCCCCTATCATCAGAACATCCGAACTTGCAGCTTATTTCCGTTCAAACGCAAGGCTCAGGAACGGATGTCATATTGATTCCAGGGCTGGCGTCGTCTCGCGCAATCTGGACCGATTTAGTATCAGGTTTACAGTTGAGCCACCGCGTTCACATTTTAGAGCTAGCGGGCTTTGCGAGTACGCCTGCTATTTCCAACCGGGACGGTAAAATCATCGCTCCAGTCGTTGACGCCATCGCTGAATACATCCGCACCCAACACATCAAAGCTCCGGCGATCATTGGTCATTCACTTGGCGGGGAGATTGCATTGATGTTAGGTGCGCGGCATCCTGACCTGGTTGGTCGCTTAATGATTGTCGATGCTTTGCCGTTCTATACGTTAATGATTGACCCTGCGGCGACCAGCGAAACAGCTTCCCAGCGTGCTGTTGCTACAAGGGACTGGATACTGGCGCAATCGCCGGAAGAATTTGTAGCGTTTCAGAAAACATCCATAGCCCGTTTAGCCAGGACCGAGGCGGTGAGGCCTGCTCTGGTGGCTGCCGGGCTCAGTTCCGATCGCAGAACCATTGCAGATGCTGTGTATGAATTGATGATTACCGATTTGCGCCCCGAACTTGGCCGCATTAAAGCACCGATTGAGATCGTTTATGCGTATGACGCCTTATTCGGGGTGCCTGCATCCGGCGTGGATGAAATGTACCGTCGAGCCTATACCAATACGCCCGATATCCATTTCACACGAATCGATGACAGTTTTCACTTTATCATGCTTGATCAGCCAGAACGGTTTTCCAGCGCGGTTCAGTCATTCTTAAATAAATAA
- the tynA gene encoding primary-amine oxidase, with protein sequence MSNALIQKTRKTALALAIALCCVGTGPAFAHGGEAHMVPMDKTLQEFGADVQWDDYAQVFTLIKDGAYVKVKPGAKTAILNGKSLNLQVPVVMKNGKAWISETFINDVFQSGLDQTFQVEKVPHPLNSLSSAEIGEAVTIVKAAPEFQANTRFTEISLHEPDKKAVWDFALNGTPVNAPRTADVVMLDGKHVIEAVVDLQNKKILSWTPIKDAHGMVLLDDFASVQNIINASTEFADVLKKHGIQDTSKVVTTPLTVGYFDGKDGLKQDARLLKVVSYLDTGDGNYWAHPIENQVAVVDLEQKKIIKIEEGPVIPVPMQSRPYDGRDRVAKSVKPLEIIEPEGKNYTITGDMVDWQNWDFHLRLNSRVGPILSTVTYNDNGKKRQVMYEGSLGGMIVPYGDPDVGWYFKAYLDSGDYGMGTLTSPIVRGKDAPSNAVLLDETIADYTGAPSTIPRAVAIFERYAGPEYKHQEMGKPNVSTERRELVVRWISTVGNYDYIFDWVFHENGTIGIDAGATGIEAVKGVLAKTMHDPSAKDDTRYGTLIDHNIVGTTHQHIYNFRLDLDVDGENNSLVAMDPEVKPNTSGGPRTSTMQVNQYSIESEQKAAQKFNPGTIRLLSNTTKENRMGNPVSYQIIPYAGGTHPAATGAKFAPDEWIYHRLSFMDKQLWVTRYHQDERYPEGKYPNRSIHDTGLGQYAKDDESLDNNDDVVWITTGTTHVARAEEWPIMPTEWAHALLKPWNFFDETPTLGEKKK encoded by the coding sequence ATGTCTAACGCTTTGATTCAAAAGACACGCAAAACCGCACTGGCGCTGGCTATCGCCCTGTGTTGCGTCGGGACTGGCCCCGCGTTCGCCCACGGTGGCGAAGCGCATATGGTCCCTATGGACAAAACGCTGCAGGAGTTTGGCGCTGACGTTCAGTGGGATGATTACGCGCAGGTGTTTACCCTGATTAAAGACGGTGCCTACGTGAAGGTGAAGCCGGGCGCGAAAACCGCGATCCTCAACGGCAAATCACTGAACTTACAGGTGCCGGTAGTGATGAAAAACGGCAAAGCGTGGATTTCTGAAACCTTTATCAACGACGTTTTCCAGTCCGGGCTTGATCAGACTTTCCAGGTCGAAAAAGTCCCTCACCCGCTGAACTCGCTGTCATCAGCAGAGATTGGCGAAGCGGTCACGATTGTTAAAGCCGCACCGGAGTTCCAGGCCAATACGCGTTTCACCGAAATCTCCCTGCATGAGCCGGATAAAAAAGCCGTATGGGATTTTGCCCTCAACGGTACGCCGGTTAACGCCCCGCGCACCGCCGACGTGGTAATGCTCGACGGCAAGCACGTGATTGAAGCGGTGGTCGATCTGCAAAACAAAAAGATCCTCTCCTGGACACCGATCAAAGACGCCCACGGCATGGTGCTGCTTGATGATTTCGCCAGCGTGCAGAACATCATTAACGCCAGCACCGAGTTTGCTGACGTGCTGAAAAAACACGGTATCCAGGACACCAGCAAAGTGGTCACCACCCCGCTCACCGTCGGTTACTTCGACGGTAAAGACGGCCTGAAACAGGACGCACGCCTGCTGAAAGTGGTCAGCTACCTCGATACCGGCGACGGCAACTACTGGGCGCACCCGATTGAAAATCAGGTCGCCGTCGTTGACCTTGAGCAGAAAAAAATCATCAAGATTGAAGAAGGTCCGGTGATCCCGGTACCGATGCAATCCCGTCCATACGATGGCCGCGACCGCGTCGCAAAATCGGTGAAACCGCTCGAAATTATCGAACCGGAAGGCAAAAACTACACAATCACCGGCGATATGGTTGACTGGCAGAACTGGGACTTCCACCTGCGCCTGAACTCGCGCGTCGGGCCGATTCTCTCCACCGTGACCTATAACGACAACGGCAAAAAACGTCAGGTGATGTACGAAGGATCGCTCGGCGGGATGATCGTGCCTTACGGCGACCCGGATGTGGGCTGGTACTTCAAGGCGTATCTGGATTCCGGCGATTACGGCATGGGCACCCTGACCTCGCCAATCGTGCGCGGCAAAGATGCGCCGTCTAACGCCGTGCTGCTGGATGAAACCATCGCCGATTACACCGGCGCGCCGTCCACCATTCCACGCGCCGTCGCCATCTTCGAACGCTACGCCGGGCCTGAGTATAAACACCAGGAGATGGGCAAACCGAACGTCAGCACCGAGCGCCGCGAACTGGTGGTGCGCTGGATCAGCACCGTCGGTAACTACGACTATATCTTCGACTGGGTGTTCCACGAAAACGGCACCATCGGCATTGACGCCGGGGCCACTGGCATTGAAGCGGTGAAAGGCGTGCTGGCGAAAACCATGCACGACCCGAGCGCCAAAGACGATACCCGCTACGGTACGCTGATCGACCATAATATTGTCGGCACCACCCACCAGCATATTTACAACTTCCGCTTAGACCTCGATGTCGATGGCGAAAATAACAGCCTGGTGGCGATGGACCCGGAAGTGAAGCCAAACACCAGCGGCGGCCCGCGCACCAGCACCATGCAGGTGAATCAGTACAGCATTGAAAGCGAGCAGAAAGCGGCGCAGAAGTTTAACCCGGGCACCATCCGCCTGCTGAGCAATACCACGAAAGAAAACCGCATGGGCAATCCAGTGTCCTACCAGATTATCCCTTACGCAGGCGGCACGCATCCAGCAGCGACCGGCGCAAAATTCGCCCCTGACGAGTGGATTTATCACCGTCTGAGCTTTATGGATAAGCAGCTGTGGGTCACCCGCTATCATCAGGATGAGCGTTACCCGGAAGGGAAATACCCGAACCGCTCGATTCACGACACCGGTCTGGGGCAGTATGCGAAGGACGATGAGTCGCTGGATAATAATGATGATGTGGTGTGGATCACTACCGGTACCACCCACGTGGCGCGCGCCGAAGAATGGCCGATTATGCCGACGGAATGGGCGCATGCGTTGTTGAAACCGTGGAACTTCTTTGACGAGACGCCGACGCTGGGTGAGAAGAAGAAGTAA
- a CDS encoding arginase family protein, with protein MTSTTLRLLFPQWQGGNNPPYHLGSLLLSYLSPGSDGPIESVPVDEPTTEPQPVVDGITAKPQIIRQLNDAATLIEKHNPDSIVVFGGDCLVSLAPFAHLLNKYGDKLGVLWIDSHPDVQTAKQYPNAHAHVLGALIGTGDKDLVAHVSTRLNPSKIMIAGIHDPLPYEAEYLASHSIETVGPEKVKNDANDVTEWIERENIEHLAIHIDLDVLDPSLFRSVLFAKPGRGEHDFGDVAEGKLSMEDVLNLIDQATSKAEAVGLTIAEHLPWDMLNLKNMLSALPLMK; from the coding sequence ATGACCAGTACAACGCTCAGACTTTTATTTCCTCAATGGCAAGGAGGCAATAATCCCCCCTATCATCTTGGGTCGCTTCTTCTCTCGTATCTTTCCCCCGGATCGGATGGCCCTATTGAGTCTGTTCCGGTCGATGAGCCCACAACGGAGCCACAGCCCGTAGTGGATGGCATTACCGCTAAACCCCAAATTATCAGGCAACTCAACGATGCAGCCACTCTGATTGAGAAACATAATCCCGATTCAATTGTCGTTTTTGGTGGCGATTGCCTGGTATCACTGGCTCCTTTTGCCCATCTGCTTAATAAATACGGTGATAAACTGGGTGTGCTCTGGATTGACTCTCATCCTGATGTGCAGACTGCAAAACAATATCCGAATGCCCATGCCCATGTTCTTGGAGCGCTAATTGGAACGGGTGATAAAGATTTAGTTGCTCATGTATCAACCAGACTCAACCCTTCAAAAATAATGATTGCAGGTATCCACGATCCACTGCCTTATGAAGCTGAATATCTTGCTAGTCATAGCATTGAGACGGTAGGTCCTGAAAAGGTTAAAAACGACGCGAACGATGTCACTGAATGGATCGAGAGAGAAAATATTGAACATCTGGCAATACACATTGATCTGGACGTTCTCGATCCGTCACTTTTCCGTTCGGTTCTTTTCGCCAAGCCTGGCAGAGGAGAACATGACTTTGGTGACGTCGCAGAAGGTAAACTATCCATGGAAGATGTTCTAAATCTGATAGATCAGGCAACCTCAAAAGCGGAAGCTGTCGGCCTTACGATTGCGGAACATCTGCCGTGGGATATGCTGAATCTCAAGAATATGCTCAGTGCGTTACCGCTGATGAAGTAA
- a CDS encoding NAD(P)-dependent alcohol dehydrogenase, with product MKINALVAHDATQPLLSGQISLRPLQKQDVKIEILYCGVCHSDLHMARNEWAVSQYPLVPGHEIVGRVIDVGDEATHFKPGDIVGVGVMVDSCRECHFCKNHEEQYCEAGFTATYNGMDKYTGERTRGGYAQSVIVDQHFVVSVPRNLSLAGVAPLLCAGVTVWSPLRHFNVTAGDRVGVVGLGGLGHMAVKLASAMGAEVTLFTTSPEKGEDARRLGAKRVVVSRDATQMAACQTSLDFIIDCVAAPHDLNPYLATLKTNGRLVLVGIPDQPHDSPNITSMVFRRLSISGSSIGSIRETQEMLNFCGEHNITADIEMIGGEDIEAAFARMLKGDIKYRFVIDMQATRW from the coding sequence ATGAAGATCAATGCATTAGTCGCACATGACGCGACACAACCCTTACTATCAGGCCAGATTTCGCTGCGCCCGTTACAGAAACAGGATGTCAAAATTGAGATCCTCTATTGCGGCGTGTGCCACTCCGATCTCCATATGGCGCGTAACGAATGGGCGGTAAGTCAATATCCACTGGTGCCAGGGCATGAGATTGTCGGGCGAGTGATAGACGTTGGCGACGAGGCCACCCATTTTAAACCCGGTGATATCGTCGGTGTGGGCGTGATGGTCGACTCTTGCCGCGAGTGCCATTTCTGCAAGAACCATGAAGAACAGTACTGTGAAGCCGGCTTTACGGCTACTTACAATGGCATGGATAAATATACCGGCGAAAGAACCCGGGGCGGCTATGCCCAGAGCGTGATTGTCGATCAACATTTTGTTGTTTCTGTACCGCGCAACCTGTCTCTTGCCGGGGTTGCTCCGCTGTTATGTGCGGGGGTGACTGTCTGGTCGCCGCTGCGCCATTTCAACGTTACTGCAGGCGATCGCGTTGGTGTTGTGGGCCTGGGAGGGTTAGGCCATATGGCCGTGAAACTGGCCAGTGCGATGGGGGCGGAAGTGACGCTGTTTACAACCTCCCCGGAGAAGGGAGAAGATGCCCGTCGTCTGGGTGCAAAACGGGTCGTGGTATCGCGCGATGCCACGCAAATGGCGGCCTGCCAAACCTCGCTGGATTTTATCATTGACTGCGTGGCGGCACCGCACGACCTTAATCCTTATCTGGCCACGCTGAAAACCAATGGCCGCCTGGTGTTGGTAGGTATTCCAGACCAACCACACGACTCGCCGAATATTACGTCCATGGTGTTTCGGCGTTTAAGCATCAGCGGCTCGTCGATTGGCAGCATTCGGGAAACCCAGGAGATGTTGAACTTCTGCGGCGAGCATAATATTACCGCCGATATTGAAATGATCGGTGGCGAAGATATTGAGGCTGCCTTCGCCCGTATGCTTAAGGGAGACATTAAGTATCGCTTTGTCATCGATATGCAGGCCACGCGCTGGTAG
- a CDS encoding SymE family type I addiction module toxin, with amino-acid sequence MPLYGEWMAQAGFINGMPVKIRVMKDCIVITPQNTRELWGCLEGMSATYINQRKVKAWLKTFPGALQDTGDITLIKRRKRF; translated from the coding sequence ATCCCTTTATACGGCGAGTGGATGGCTCAAGCCGGTTTTATTAACGGGATGCCGGTTAAAATTCGCGTGATGAAAGACTGCATTGTGATTACCCCGCAAAATACCCGCGAGCTTTGGGGCTGTCTTGAAGGTATGAGCGCAACCTATATCAATCAGCGAAAAGTCAAAGCATGGCTGAAAACCTTTCCCGGCGCGCTGCAGGATACCGGGGATATTACGCTGATTAAGCGACGTAAACGCTTCTGA
- a CDS encoding ash family protein, whose translation MVGQAGASQDAPVSMRPVVPTPSGSTTNEIGTSGSGHHHNSSEAAPWRHPSPLSALQTPSQILPTASSIHRLKHARSLYTASGWLKPVLLTGCRLKFA comes from the coding sequence ATGGTGGGCCAGGCGGGGGCATCGCAAGATGCGCCGGTGTCGATGAGGCCGGTAGTTCCAACCCCGTCTGGTTCCACCACCAACGAGATTGGAACCTCTGGTAGTGGCCATCACCACAACTCATCGGAGGCTGCCCCATGGCGACACCCCTCACCCCTGTCTGCACTTCAGACTCCGTCCCAGATTTTACCCACTGCGAGTTCTATTCACAGGTTGAAGCACGCGCGATCCCTTTATACGGCGAGTGGATGGCTCAAGCCGGTTTTATTAACGGGATGCCGGTTAAAATTCGCGTGA
- a CDS encoding TetR/AcrR family transcriptional regulator, with product MLKKTETYRKLITAAAACFAEKGFSATSVREISTRAGISQGAMYTYFKSKDDLIKAIVLEEQNSALTAHNAPYNGTYFDRLCEQITSCISDVGYPVTHQLWVEIMAESARNPELQKTYISSDTIMRQSIAGIIAEGIAAGEFRRGISQEETTIILFAFIDGLIARKAINASFSFSRDLPMFFELMSKLLK from the coding sequence ATGTTAAAGAAAACCGAAACCTACCGTAAACTGATTACCGCTGCTGCTGCCTGCTTTGCAGAAAAAGGCTTTAGTGCGACAAGCGTGCGTGAAATTTCTACCCGGGCTGGGATCAGTCAGGGAGCGATGTACACGTATTTCAAAAGCAAGGATGACCTCATCAAGGCAATCGTTCTTGAAGAGCAAAATTCTGCATTAACAGCCCATAATGCTCCTTATAACGGCACTTATTTCGACCGCCTTTGCGAGCAGATTACTTCGTGCATAAGCGATGTAGGATACCCAGTCACGCATCAACTGTGGGTTGAAATCATGGCGGAGTCTGCGCGGAACCCTGAATTGCAAAAAACGTATATTTCCAGTGATACCATCATGCGGCAAAGTATTGCAGGGATTATCGCAGAAGGTATTGCTGCGGGAGAGTTTCGCCGGGGCATTAGCCAGGAAGAAACCACGATTATACTTTTTGCCTTTATCGATGGTTTAATCGCACGCAAAGCCATAAACGCGTCCTTCTCTTTTAGCCGTGACCTGCCTATGTTTTTTGAGCTAATGTCAAAATTATTGAAATAA